The following proteins are co-located in the Triticum aestivum cultivar Chinese Spring chromosome 1A, IWGSC CS RefSeq v2.1, whole genome shotgun sequence genome:
- the LOC123163190 gene encoding uncharacterized protein: protein MDPAKYWMITRRKQGDQKAPAVFSTPHVTVGSGGGTSSATYYESWEERAFAQDSAGSLGGCIWPPRSYSCSFCGREFRSAQALGGHMNVHRRDRARLKLSGMVEEGGGVDVHGMPLHQGYMIQPLPCPPPRPSAPSTEANPNSVRSFLSDPGRSLVDAATARTIWGKQVLAAPLVSPSDTQDHGEKEVFLHDAEVRSEQELRVGGGELKLGLLGRRTRSVFEDDKEDDERIVHLCRKRRRIDLEATEFVLYSSSSEHLQRDDPRDDGDDDNRRVKVLKLCPSTPAEELDLELRL, encoded by the coding sequence ATGGATCCAGCAAAGTACTGGATGATAACCAGGAGAAAGCAGGGTGATCAGAAGGCGCCTGCCGTCTTCAGCACGCCGCACGTCAccgtcggcagcggcggcggcacttCCTCGGCCACCTACTACGAGTCGTGGGAGGAGCGCGCGTTCGCCCAGGACTCCGCGGGGAGCCTCGGGGGCTGCATCTGGCCGCCGAGATCCTACTCGTGCAGCTTCTGCGGCCGAGAGTTCCGGTCTGCGCAGGCCCTCGGTGGGCACATGAACGTCCACCGGAGGGACCGGGCCAGGCTCAAGCTCTCCGGGatggtggaggaggggggcggcgtcGACGTCCATGGCATGCCTCTGCACCAAGGCTACATGATCCAGCCGCTGCCGTGCCCTCCTCCAAGACCTAGTGCTCCAAGCACAGAAGCTAACCCTAATTCAGTACGCAGTTTTCTTTCGGATCCAGGGAGATCGTTGGTGGATGCTGCGACTGCAAGAACCATTTGGGGCAAACAAGTCTTGGCCGCCCCTCTCGTGTCCCCATCAGACACCCAAGACCATGGTGAGAAAGAGGTGTTTCTTCACGATGCCGAGGTACGTTCAGAGCAAGAACTGCGTGTTGGGGGTGGCGAGCTGAAGCTGGGTCTTTTGGGCCGCCGAACAAGAAGTGTCTTTGAAGATGATAAAGAAGACGATGAAAGGATTGTTCATCTATGTCGCAAGAGGAGGAGGATTGATCTAGAGGCTACCGAGTTCGTTCTTTATTCTTCCTCTAGTGAGCATCTGCAACGTGATGATCCTCGTGATGATGGCGACGATGATAATCGTCGTGTGAAGGTACTTAAGCTTTGTCCTAGCACCCCGGCCGAGGAACTAGATCTTGAGCTTAGGCTTTGA